The following proteins come from a genomic window of Paenibacillus sp. CAA11:
- a CDS encoding permease, translating into MTHTSSASNSSVQSHRSPRVIVLAILFVIIAAAGLSYVKWWPYYGKALKAITDHTLGSSILGGNVDTSSAPSWILAWDYAVAYFKAVWKAAVLGVLLGSLVQVLLPSGWLLKVLGKANFKSTALAGIASLPAMMCTCCAAPLAVGLRKKNVSVGASLAFWLGNPTINPATLIFMTFVLSWKFTMLRLVFGILLTFGVSYFANRFADKSDIPDEVLAAAAETDTVENGPFLTRWIKSIWSMLLSIVPAYIIFVLILGALRVWLFPAAGIAEGNNLLVIIGFAIAGMLFVIPTAAEIPIIQTFMSFGLGAGPAGALLLTLPAVSLPSLLMIARSYPRRVILFVASSVVVLGILSGIAGMLFL; encoded by the coding sequence ATGACACACACATCCAGTGCATCGAATTCCTCGGTACAATCTCACCGTAGCCCAAGAGTTATTGTACTGGCTATTCTTTTTGTGATCATAGCCGCTGCAGGATTGAGCTACGTCAAATGGTGGCCTTACTACGGTAAAGCCCTTAAAGCTATTACAGACCACACTTTGGGCTCTTCCATCCTCGGAGGGAACGTGGATACTTCCTCGGCCCCGTCCTGGATTCTTGCTTGGGATTATGCGGTTGCTTATTTCAAAGCGGTCTGGAAGGCAGCTGTTCTTGGCGTGCTCCTGGGTTCCTTGGTTCAGGTATTGCTGCCAAGCGGCTGGCTGCTTAAGGTGCTGGGCAAAGCTAATTTTAAAAGCACAGCTCTTGCAGGAATCGCCTCCTTGCCAGCTATGATGTGTACCTGCTGTGCAGCTCCCCTTGCTGTAGGCCTTCGTAAAAAGAACGTCTCCGTAGGGGCGAGCCTGGCCTTCTGGTTAGGCAATCCGACGATTAACCCGGCCACACTGATCTTCATGACTTTTGTACTGTCTTGGAAGTTCACTATGCTTCGGCTGGTGTTCGGGATTCTGCTCACTTTTGGGGTAAGCTACTTCGCCAACCGCTTTGCCGATAAATCGGATATTCCTGACGAGGTGCTTGCAGCAGCTGCCGAGACCGATACTGTTGAGAACGGTCCCTTCCTTACTCGCTGGATCAAGAGCATTTGGAGCATGCTGCTCAGCATCGTACCCGCCTATATTATTTTTGTACTCATATTGGGCGCTCTACGCGTATGGCTCTTCCCTGCTGCTGGAATAGCGGAGGGGAATAACCTACTTGTGATCATCGGCTTTGCAATTGCGGGCATGTTATTTGTCATTCCTACGGCTGCAGAGATTCCCATAATTCAAACGTTTATGTCTTTCGGTCTGGGGGCAGGCCCTGCTGGCGCGTTGCTGCTCACCCTACCTGCCGTAAGCTTGCCTTCGCTCTTGATGATTGCCCGGTCCTATCCAAGACGGGTTATCCTCTTTGTTGCTTCTTCTGTTGTTGTGCTGGGCATACTCTCCGGTATAGCCGGAATGCTATTCCTATAG
- the selD gene encoding selenide, water dikinase SelD encodes MEQPNQIKLTSLSSKGGCGCKIGPADLSQVLRSLPPAEYNPNLLVGLDTSDDAGVYKLTDDLAIVQTLDFFTPIVDDPYSFGQVAAANAISDIYAMGGKPLTALNIVAFPIHTLEKSILTEILRGAGDKMKEAGVTLVGGHSIDDKEPKFGLAVTGVVHPDRVRTNAGAKPGDKLILTKPIGVGILTTSIKKDQLSADEVAEVTRVMATLNKTAAEKMESYTVSACTDVTGFGLLGHASEMAKGSNTGLVIYHEKVPFLPRVRELAEAGFVPGGTKNNFAHLEGDITFPEELDSIGQWMLCDAVTSGGLLIAVSAAEADSLLQDMLEAGVEAALIGEVTAEHPGHINVV; translated from the coding sequence ATGGAACAACCTAATCAAATTAAATTAACTTCACTTTCTTCTAAAGGGGGATGCGGCTGTAAGATCGGTCCGGCCGATCTGTCTCAAGTGTTGCGGAGTCTGCCTCCAGCTGAATATAATCCTAATCTGCTTGTAGGGCTAGATACCAGTGATGATGCAGGCGTGTACAAATTGACGGATGATCTTGCCATCGTACAAACGCTGGATTTCTTTACCCCTATTGTCGATGATCCTTACTCATTCGGTCAGGTAGCTGCAGCGAATGCGATCAGCGACATTTATGCGATGGGCGGAAAACCGCTAACAGCCTTAAATATTGTTGCCTTCCCTATACACACACTGGAAAAGTCGATCTTAACAGAGATCCTGCGCGGTGCTGGAGACAAGATGAAGGAAGCGGGTGTCACGCTGGTTGGCGGCCACTCCATTGATGATAAAGAGCCAAAATTCGGCTTAGCGGTGACGGGAGTGGTTCATCCCGACCGCGTGCGCACCAACGCAGGAGCGAAGCCTGGTGATAAGTTGATTCTAACAAAGCCTATCGGTGTGGGGATCTTGACGACTTCGATCAAAAAAGATCAACTAAGCGCGGATGAAGTGGCTGAAGTTACTCGGGTTATGGCTACGCTTAATAAAACAGCGGCGGAGAAGATGGAGTCTTATACAGTTAGTGCTTGTACGGACGTTACCGGCTTTGGTCTGCTCGGACATGCTTCGGAAATGGCCAAGGGCAGCAACACAGGCTTGGTAATTTATCATGAAAAGGTTCCTTTCCTGCCTAGGGTACGTGAACTAGCCGAGGCCGGATTTGTACCCGGAGGCACGAAGAACAACTTTGCACACCTTGAAGGGGATATTACTTTCCCAGAGGAGCTGGATTCCATTGGACAATGGATGCTTTGTGATGCCGTAACATCGGGAGGGCTGCTAATTGCTGTTTCGGCGGCGGAGGCCGATTCGCTTCTTCAAGATATGCTTGAAGCCGGTGTAGAAGCAGCTCTGATTGGTGAAGTGACCGCAGAGCATCCTGGACATATTAATGTTGTTTAA
- the mnmH gene encoding tRNA 2-selenouridine(34) synthase MnmH, whose protein sequence is MFQDMDVEELLAKQDQHEIVPIDVRSPSEYREATIPGSLNIPIFTDEERAEIGTLYKQVSVEAAKSRGLEIVSAKLPDFIKAFQAIPGKKAVFCWRGGMRSRTTATLLGLMGIKAYRLNGGFRSYRRWVVEQLEQYTVQPPAYVLNGNTGNGKTYILQQLEKQHYPVLDLEAMAGHRGSVFGGVGLTSHNQKKFDSALLKRLLQLQDASCVLFEAESKRIGKIALPDFLLSKKDAAVHFWIELPMDQRVHQILMDYRPEEHQEECMRAFRRIKERIHTPIAAEIEKFLQTGQYAEAIPLLLKHYYDPRYEHTAQTLAESQLVRITAKDADEAAEQIRQYLSREGVIRQA, encoded by the coding sequence TTGTTTCAGGATATGGATGTAGAAGAGCTTCTTGCGAAGCAAGATCAGCATGAAATAGTACCAATAGATGTACGTTCACCATCAGAATATCGAGAAGCAACCATTCCGGGAAGTCTAAATATCCCGATCTTTACGGATGAGGAGCGGGCAGAAATTGGAACATTATATAAGCAGGTTAGTGTAGAAGCCGCTAAGAGTCGGGGACTGGAGATCGTATCAGCTAAACTGCCTGACTTTATCAAGGCTTTTCAAGCGATTCCTGGTAAGAAGGCTGTATTCTGCTGGCGAGGAGGCATGCGCAGCCGGACAACAGCCACGTTGTTAGGGCTCATGGGAATCAAGGCATACCGGCTTAACGGAGGTTTTCGCTCTTATCGCAGATGGGTTGTAGAACAGCTTGAACAGTACACGGTCCAGCCACCAGCTTATGTGCTTAACGGCAATACGGGCAATGGTAAAACATATATTTTGCAGCAGCTTGAGAAGCAGCATTATCCTGTGCTGGACCTGGAAGCTATGGCCGGGCACCGGGGTTCTGTATTTGGAGGAGTTGGATTAACGTCTCATAATCAGAAAAAATTTGATTCAGCCCTTTTAAAGCGTCTCCTTCAGCTGCAAGATGCATCTTGCGTGCTGTTTGAAGCCGAGAGCAAGAGGATTGGCAAGATTGCTCTGCCGGATTTTCTTCTCTCTAAGAAGGATGCGGCCGTGCATTTCTGGATTGAACTCCCCATGGATCAGCGGGTTCATCAGATTCTGATGGATTATCGGCCGGAGGAGCACCAGGAGGAATGTATGCGTGCTTTCAGAAGAATCAAGGAACGTATCCATACACCGATCGCGGCAGAGATCGAGAAGTTCCTGCAAACCGGGCAATATGCAGAGGCCATTCCTCTATTGCTCAAGCACTATTATGATCCAAGATATGAACATACTGCGCAGACGCTTGCGGAAAGCCAGCTTGTCCGAATCACGGCCAAGGATGCGGATGAGGCAGCAGAGCAAATCAGGCAGTATCTCAGTCGTGAAGGCGTTATTCGCCAAGCATAA
- a CDS encoding M3 family oligoendopeptidase, protein MKFSEYQYVRPDLNKVKQQFNELLTEFKAADSFEEQDKTLESINKLRSEVGTMETLVSVRHSIDTNDEFYKAEQEYMDEIGPVIEEYITEYYKALVNSKFRSELEKKWGKQLFRLAEVSIRTFSPDIIEDLQLENKLSTEYSQLIASAKIPFEGEERTLTQLTPFELSTDRDMRKRASEARYQFMAENEAELDRIYDELVKVRTRMAKKLGYPSFVEMGYDRMTRTDYNADMVSNFRKQVLEHIVPVSSGLKKRQAERLGLEKLSYYDENFKFKSGNATPKGDPDWIVAGGAKMYEELSPEMNEFFTFMLENDLMDLVSKKGKQGGGYCTYISEYEAPFIFSNFNGTSGDIDVLTHEAGHAFQVYSSRHYKVPEYAFPTYEAAEIHSMSMEFFTWPWMNLFFKEDTDKYKFDHLADSLQFIPYGVAVDEFQHFVYANPEATPAERKQAWRDIEKKYLPHRNYDENEYLERGGFWHKQAHIFRTPFYYIDYTLAQICAFQFWKRSNEDWKSAWSDYLNLCRAGGSKSFTELVKLAGLISPFEDGCVASVIGDIESWLNGVDDKAL, encoded by the coding sequence ATGAAGTTTAGTGAATATCAGTATGTCCGTCCAGACCTTAACAAAGTAAAACAGCAGTTCAATGAATTGCTTACCGAATTTAAGGCTGCCGACAGCTTTGAAGAGCAGGATAAAACCCTGGAATCCATCAACAAGCTTCGCAGTGAAGTCGGCACCATGGAGACGCTTGTCAGCGTACGCCACTCTATTGATACTAACGACGAATTCTACAAAGCTGAACAGGAGTACATGGATGAGATTGGGCCTGTAATTGAGGAGTACATAACCGAATATTACAAAGCGCTTGTTAATTCCAAATTCCGCTCCGAGCTGGAGAAGAAGTGGGGCAAGCAGCTGTTCCGGCTGGCAGAAGTCTCGATCCGCACATTCAGTCCGGACATTATCGAAGACCTTCAGCTTGAGAACAAGCTGTCTACAGAATATTCCCAGCTGATCGCTTCTGCCAAGATTCCGTTTGAAGGCGAAGAGCGTACCCTTACCCAGCTTACTCCTTTCGAATTGTCTACAGACCGGGACATGAGAAAGCGTGCTTCCGAAGCCAGATACCAGTTCATGGCAGAGAACGAAGCTGAGCTTGACCGTATTTACGATGAGCTCGTTAAGGTCCGTACGCGGATGGCCAAGAAATTGGGCTACCCAAGCTTTGTAGAGATGGGCTACGACCGCATGACACGTACCGATTATAATGCGGATATGGTCAGCAATTTCCGCAAACAGGTCTTGGAGCATATTGTCCCTGTATCCTCAGGCCTGAAGAAACGCCAGGCAGAGCGGCTTGGGCTTGAGAAGCTGAGCTACTATGATGAGAACTTCAAATTCAAATCCGGCAACGCAACGCCTAAAGGCGATCCGGATTGGATTGTTGCAGGTGGCGCTAAGATGTATGAAGAGCTGTCTCCTGAAATGAATGAATTCTTTACCTTCATGCTGGAGAACGATCTGATGGATCTCGTCAGCAAGAAAGGTAAACAAGGCGGCGGCTACTGTACTTATATCAGTGAATATGAAGCTCCGTTCATCTTCTCTAACTTTAACGGAACTTCAGGGGATATCGATGTACTGACACACGAAGCCGGACATGCTTTCCAAGTATACTCCAGCCGTCACTACAAAGTGCCTGAATATGCTTTTCCAACCTATGAAGCTGCTGAGATTCATTCCATGAGTATGGAATTCTTCACTTGGCCTTGGATGAATCTGTTCTTCAAGGAAGACACAGATAAATACAAGTTTGACCATCTGGCAGATTCCCTGCAGTTTATTCCGTACGGGGTTGCCGTGGATGAATTCCAGCACTTCGTATATGCCAATCCTGAGGCGACTCCGGCAGAGCGTAAACAAGCATGGAGAGACATTGAGAAGAAATACTTGCCTCATCGTAATTATGATGAGAATGAATACTTGGAGCGCGGCGGCTTCTGGCATAAACAAGCTCATATTTTCCGCACACCGTTCTATTATATCGATTATACTCTGGCGCAAATTTGTGCCTTCCAGTTCTGGAAACGGTCCAACGAAGACTGGAAATCAGCATGGAGCGACTACCTCAATCTATGCCGCGCAGGCGGCAGCAAGTCCTTTACCGAGCTTGTGAAGCTTGCTGGGCTGATTTCTCCTTTTGAAGATGGCTGTGTTGCCTCTGTTATCGGAGACATTGAGAGCTGGTTAAACGGGGTAGATGATAAAGCACTATAA